The Streptomyces sp. P9-A4 genome contains a region encoding:
- a CDS encoding GntR family transcriptional regulator codes for MPEQPPYLRIADELRRRIAEREWTPGDRLPSRAQIGQECGVGENVVRRAQELLISQGVLEGRAGSGTYVAEPRQRVRMVRSAAREQPDGSPFRADMKALGKRSGWESRTDAKVPAPAEIAARLGIAEGDLCVRTAYEFLADGRPVQLSTSWEPYDLTAGTLIVLPEGGPHAGAGVVNRMAAIGVTISHAVEQPEPRQATGEEASLLGIQKAALVTHIRRTYYSDHGRPVETADIIVPAALCEIVYEVPINR; via the coding sequence ATGCCTGAGCAGCCGCCTTACTTGCGCATCGCCGACGAACTCCGCAGGCGGATCGCGGAGCGCGAGTGGACGCCCGGAGACCGGCTTCCTTCCCGCGCTCAGATCGGTCAGGAGTGCGGGGTCGGCGAGAACGTCGTCCGTCGCGCGCAGGAGCTTTTGATCTCCCAAGGTGTGCTGGAGGGGCGGGCCGGGTCGGGGACGTACGTGGCCGAGCCTCGGCAGCGGGTGCGGATGGTTCGGTCCGCAGCGCGCGAGCAGCCCGACGGGTCGCCGTTCCGGGCGGACATGAAGGCCCTCGGGAAGCGGAGCGGCTGGGAGAGTCGGACCGACGCCAAGGTGCCCGCGCCGGCGGAGATCGCTGCTCGGCTCGGGATCGCCGAGGGTGACCTGTGCGTCCGGACGGCCTACGAGTTCCTTGCCGACGGTCGGCCCGTGCAGCTCTCGACGAGCTGGGAGCCGTACGACCTGACAGCCGGCACCCTGATCGTGCTTCCCGAGGGTGGGCCGCACGCGGGCGCAGGGGTCGTGAATCGGATGGCTGCGATCGGTGTCACGATCAGCCATGCTGTTGAGCAGCCGGAGCCGCGGCAGGCGACTGGCGAGGAAGCGTCGCTGCTCGGGATTCAGAAGGCCGCTCTAGTTACGCACATCCGGCGGACCTACTACAGCGATCATGGTCGACCTGTGGAGACGGCGGACATCATCGTGCCCGCCGCCTTGTGCGAGATCGTCTACGAGGTTCCCATCAACCGTTGA
- a CDS encoding nucleotidyltransferase domain-containing protein yields the protein MTEMNSLITLLRQIAKNDHLGIPWSLSLFGSSRSGPRTGSDIDLILVYKPGNEEMARKFRADACREAWNVLKLQLDVTLLNEEEEESLSFVSKEGAIRILESSETR from the coding sequence ATGACGGAGATGAATTCCTTGATTACATTGCTCCGTCAGATCGCGAAAAATGATCACCTAGGGATCCCTTGGAGCCTATCCCTCTTCGGATCCTCACGTAGCGGCCCTCGAACCGGCTCCGATATTGATCTAATCCTCGTCTACAAGCCAGGCAACGAGGAGATGGCTCGAAAGTTTCGCGCGGACGCCTGTCGCGAGGCTTGGAATGTCCTCAAGCTACAGCTTGATGTCACCCTCCTGAACGAGGAGGAGGAGGAGTCCTTGAGTTTCGTTTCAAAGGAGGGGGCGATTAGGATCTTGGAAAGCAGCGAGACGCGCTAG
- a CDS encoding MFS transporter, whose amino-acid sequence MLSVLRNRTYRHLFTAQAVALVGTGLATVALSLLAYDIAGGKASAVLGTALAIKMVAYVAIAPLISGFADRIPRRALLVTMDLTRAGVALALPFVTQVWQVYVLIFLLQAASAVFTPTFQATIPEVLPDEDEYTRALSLSRLAYDLESLFSPALAAALLSLISYNWLFSGTAVGFVASGSLVVSVLLPKPQPVERTGGVYAKAAFGTRLFLATPRLRALLALDLVAAAVGAMVLVNTVVLVRDTLGRSGGDVSLALAAYGAGSMVVALLLPRAVGRLGDRTMMLPAAFVMTATLGLLAAGLGAGELSWPALLAAWLVIGAATSAILTPGGRLLRRSAAAPDLPAAFAAQFSLTHACWLVTYPLAGWLASQVGLTVSAAVLTALALAAAVTAVRLWPRQDPAELEHVHPELAPDHPHLAGVGGRGHRHDFHIDALHQRWPVREPAQEKTAA is encoded by the coding sequence ATGCTGTCCGTGCTGCGTAACCGTACGTACCGGCACCTCTTCACCGCGCAGGCCGTCGCCCTCGTCGGCACCGGCCTGGCGACCGTGGCACTGAGCCTGCTCGCGTACGACATCGCCGGCGGGAAGGCTTCCGCCGTCCTCGGCACGGCGCTGGCCATCAAGATGGTCGCGTACGTCGCGATAGCCCCGCTGATCAGCGGGTTCGCCGACCGAATACCCCGGCGGGCGCTGCTCGTCACCATGGACCTCACCCGGGCGGGCGTCGCGCTCGCGCTGCCGTTCGTCACGCAGGTGTGGCAGGTCTACGTCCTGATCTTCCTTCTCCAGGCCGCGTCCGCAGTCTTCACGCCCACCTTCCAGGCGACCATCCCCGAGGTCCTGCCCGACGAGGACGAGTACACCCGCGCGCTGTCGCTCTCCCGCCTCGCCTACGACCTGGAGAGCCTGTTCAGCCCCGCGCTCGCTGCCGCGCTGCTCTCCCTCATCTCGTACAACTGGCTCTTCAGCGGCACCGCCGTCGGCTTCGTCGCCTCCGGCTCCCTGGTCGTCTCCGTCCTGCTGCCGAAGCCGCAGCCTGTCGAGCGCACGGGAGGCGTGTACGCCAAGGCCGCCTTCGGAACCCGGCTCTTCCTGGCCACGCCCCGGCTCCGCGCCCTTCTCGCCCTCGACCTCGTGGCCGCCGCCGTCGGTGCCATGGTCCTGGTCAACACGGTCGTCCTGGTCCGGGACACCCTCGGCCGCTCGGGCGGCGACGTCTCCCTCGCCCTCGCCGCCTACGGCGCCGGCTCCATGGTCGTCGCACTCCTGCTGCCCCGGGCCGTCGGGCGCCTCGGCGACCGGACCATGATGCTGCCCGCCGCCTTCGTCATGACCGCCACGCTCGGCCTTCTTGCGGCAGGGCTCGGCGCGGGCGAGCTGTCCTGGCCGGCGCTGCTGGCCGCATGGCTGGTGATCGGGGCGGCGACCTCGGCGATCCTCACCCCCGGCGGGCGGCTGTTGCGCCGCTCGGCCGCCGCACCGGATCTTCCGGCGGCCTTCGCCGCCCAGTTCTCCCTCACCCATGCCTGCTGGCTCGTCACCTACCCGCTCGCGGGCTGGCTCGCCTCGCAGGTCGGGCTCACCGTCTCGGCTGCCGTGCTGACCGCGCTCGCTCTCGCCGCCGCCGTGACCGCCGTACGCCTGTGGCCGCGGCAGGACCCGGCCGAGCTGGAGCACGTACACCCGGAACTGGCGCCGGATCACCCGCATCTGGCCGGTGTCGGAGGTCGCGGCCATCGCCACGACTTCCACATCGACGCCCTTCACCAGCGATGGCCGGTCCGGGAGCCCGCCCAGGAGAAGACCGCCGCCTGA
- a CDS encoding ArsR/SmtB family transcription factor, whose amino-acid sequence MPSRDTPSAATGTHQRTPGPRELVLAAGVFALLADATRLHLVWLLAREESDVSALAEAVGAARPAVSQHLAKLRLGGLVETRKEGRRVVYSLPDGHLKRLVVEAMSHADHQVSGEPWHD is encoded by the coding sequence ATGCCCTCACGCGACACACCCTCAGCTGCGACCGGTACGCATCAGCGCACTCCCGGCCCTCGCGAGCTGGTGTTGGCGGCGGGCGTCTTCGCTCTGCTCGCCGATGCCACGCGGCTGCACCTGGTGTGGCTGCTTGCGCGCGAGGAGTCGGACGTGAGCGCCCTCGCCGAGGCGGTCGGCGCCGCCCGGCCCGCGGTCAGCCAGCATCTGGCCAAGCTCCGGCTCGGGGGGCTCGTCGAGACGCGCAAGGAAGGGCGGCGGGTCGTCTACTCGCTGCCGGACGGGCACCTGAAGCGCCTGGTCGTCGAGGCGATGAGTCACGCCGACCATCAGGTGAGCGGTGAGCCCTGGCACGACTGA
- a CDS encoding restriction endonuclease — protein sequence MSRRAGGLLGVWAEQQRVAQRQREGQHQAVLRQQRDAERVQRAYARDVARMQREQRAAYRQQRDADALRRTRELEQRVALLEGLLAAGCRAPAFSVESLRRGEDIAPFTPGPLGEPVPMPDQRHYRPQNSWTPSGRAQAEQDARARFERDWYAAQAAEARRVEQLAAYRRQYDTWAAERLTEIRTHNTGLTGTVAALGDGDAETVVEFFSAVLFASTAWPEGFPREVSAAYDRRARGLVLDWDLPGHEVVPEAKGVKYLPSTDQEKEVPRPATQRRALYRDVLAQSVLLAVRELFAADRFGTLETVTLNGHIGGVDPATGLAGRVCVASVVVERPAFDRLNLELVAAVDCLTGALTGRLSAKPDERVSVAPFRTPDQVGSDVVVQGDGEEPDLLAMDPIAFEGLVAELFRARGLQAVTTRRSNDGGVDVEALDPDPISGGSIVVQVKRYRNTVPPAAVRDLFGTVQGAGANKGVLVTTSKFGPGSYTFANGKPLTLISGTELVELLHQHGLRGRLGSGGPAVAPASAPAAVSVPSSSGPTAVFASPSAPFEADSDFNLLGMVWSGSTALDVCALVCAGNRVLGDEWFVFFNNPSTPDGSVAAVTAPPGDRAALRVGFDRLPARADRLVLVAAVDPEVNPEVNPEADLGEFTDAGIRLRDDSGVELDRLVVSDGRPGETALVLGSFRRRAGGDWDFVLGGKGYGGGLEELVGDFGIEVE from the coding sequence ATGAGTCGGCGGGCCGGTGGGCTGCTCGGGGTGTGGGCCGAGCAGCAGCGGGTGGCGCAGCGGCAGCGGGAGGGGCAGCACCAGGCGGTGCTGCGGCAGCAGCGCGACGCCGAGCGGGTGCAACGCGCGTACGCGCGCGACGTGGCCCGCATGCAACGGGAGCAGCGGGCCGCCTACCGGCAGCAGCGCGACGCCGACGCCCTGCGCCGCACCCGAGAACTGGAACAGCGCGTCGCCCTCCTCGAAGGGCTGCTGGCCGCCGGCTGCCGCGCCCCCGCCTTCTCCGTGGAGTCCCTGCGGCGTGGCGAGGACATCGCCCCCTTCACCCCCGGCCCCCTCGGCGAACCCGTCCCCATGCCCGACCAGCGGCACTACCGGCCCCAGAACTCCTGGACCCCCTCCGGGCGCGCCCAGGCCGAACAGGACGCGCGGGCCCGCTTCGAGCGGGACTGGTACGCCGCCCAGGCCGCCGAGGCCCGCCGCGTCGAGCAACTCGCCGCGTACCGACGGCAGTACGACACCTGGGCCGCCGAGCGCCTCACCGAGATACGGACCCACAACACCGGCCTCACCGGCACCGTCGCCGCCCTCGGCGACGGCGACGCCGAGACCGTCGTCGAGTTCTTCTCCGCCGTCCTCTTCGCCTCCACCGCCTGGCCCGAGGGCTTCCCCCGCGAGGTCTCCGCCGCCTACGACCGCCGCGCCCGCGGGCTCGTACTCGACTGGGACCTCCCCGGCCACGAGGTCGTACCCGAGGCAAAGGGCGTGAAGTACCTGCCCAGTACCGACCAGGAGAAGGAAGTCCCCCGGCCCGCCACCCAGCGCCGCGCCCTCTACCGCGACGTCCTCGCCCAGAGCGTCCTCCTCGCCGTACGGGAACTCTTCGCCGCCGACCGGTTCGGCACCCTGGAGACCGTCACCCTCAACGGCCACATCGGCGGGGTCGACCCCGCCACCGGGCTCGCCGGACGCGTCTGCGTCGCCTCCGTCGTCGTCGAGCGGCCCGCCTTCGACCGGCTCAACCTCGAACTCGTCGCCGCCGTCGACTGCCTCACCGGCGCCCTCACCGGCCGCCTCTCCGCCAAGCCCGACGAACGCGTCTCCGTGGCCCCCTTCCGCACCCCCGACCAGGTGGGCTCCGACGTCGTCGTCCAGGGCGACGGGGAAGAGCCCGACCTGCTCGCCATGGACCCCATCGCCTTCGAAGGGCTCGTCGCCGAACTGTTCCGCGCCCGCGGACTCCAGGCCGTCACCACCCGCCGGTCCAACGACGGCGGCGTCGACGTCGAGGCCCTCGACCCCGATCCCATCAGCGGCGGGTCCATCGTCGTCCAGGTCAAGCGGTACCGGAACACCGTGCCCCCGGCCGCCGTACGCGACCTCTTCGGCACCGTCCAGGGCGCCGGTGCCAACAAGGGCGTCCTCGTCACCACCTCCAAGTTCGGGCCCGGCTCGTACACCTTCGCCAACGGCAAGCCCCTCACCCTGATATCCGGGACCGAACTCGTCGAACTGCTCCATCAGCACGGGCTCCGGGGGCGGTTGGGGTCGGGGGGCCCTGCGGTCGCCCCCGCCTCCGCCCCCGCCGCCGTATCCGTCCCCTCGTCCTCCGGTCCCACCGCCGTCTTTGCCTCCCCGTCCGCTCCCTTCGAGGCCGACTCCGACTTCAACCTGCTCGGCATGGTCTGGTCCGGATCCACCGCCCTCGACGTCTGCGCCCTCGTCTGCGCCGGCAACCGCGTCCTCGGCGACGAGTGGTTCGTCTTCTTCAACAACCCCTCCACGCCTGATGGTTCGGTCGCCGCCGTGACCGCCCCGCCCGGCGACCGGGCCGCCCTACGGGTCGGCTTCGACCGGCTTCCGGCACGCGCCGACCGTCTCGTCCTCGTCGCCGCCGTCGACCCCGAGGTGAACCCCGAGGTGAACCCCGAGGCCGATCTCGGGGAGTTCACCGATGCGGGCATCCGGCTGCGCGACGACTCCGGCGTCGAACTCGACCGGCTCGTCGTCTCGGACGGCCGCCCCGGCGAGACGGCGCTCGTCCTGGGGTCCTTCCGGCGGCGCGCCGGGGGCGACTGGGACTTCGTCCTCGGCGGGAAGGGGTACGGGGGCGGTCTTGAGGAGCTGGTGGGGGACTTCGGTATCGAGGTGGAGTGA
- a CDS encoding NAD(P)/FAD-dependent oxidoreductase: MSTVNGGISFWYAQEGAPAPREPLPGDITADVCVVGGGYTGLWTAYYLKKAVPFLNITVLEAKFCGYGASGRNGGWLYNGIAGRDRYAKLHGHEAAVRLQHAMNATVTEVVDVCEQEKIDADLHRGGVLEVALSPSQLARLKAFHAAEVDFGETDRELYGARETAERIRVAGAVGSSWSPHGARLHPVKLVQGLADAVEALGVTIHESTPVTEIRPKHALTPYGTVRAPYVLRCTEGFTASLAGQRRTWLPMNSSMIATEPLSDEQWASIGWDGREALGDMAHAYMYAQRTADGRIALGGRGVPYRFGSKTDNDGRTQPQTIEALREILVRFFPQLAGVRVDHAWSGVLGVPRDWCATVTLDRSTGLGWAGGYVGSGVATANLAARTLRDLIQQDSGQSGPTDLTALPWVNHKVRKWEPEPLRWLGVQTMYAAFRGADRREATGHTAQTDRVAVVANRLSGR; the protein is encoded by the coding sequence ATGAGTACGGTCAACGGCGGCATTTCGTTCTGGTACGCGCAGGAGGGCGCCCCCGCGCCCCGCGAACCGCTCCCCGGGGACATCACCGCCGACGTCTGCGTCGTCGGCGGCGGCTACACAGGTCTGTGGACCGCCTACTACCTCAAGAAGGCCGTGCCCTTCCTGAACATCACCGTCCTGGAGGCGAAGTTCTGCGGGTACGGGGCCTCCGGCCGCAACGGCGGGTGGCTCTACAACGGCATCGCCGGGCGCGACCGCTACGCGAAGCTCCACGGCCACGAGGCCGCCGTCCGCCTCCAGCACGCGATGAACGCCACGGTCACCGAGGTCGTCGACGTGTGCGAGCAGGAGAAGATCGACGCCGACCTCCACCGGGGCGGCGTCCTCGAAGTCGCCCTCTCCCCCTCCCAGCTCGCCCGCCTCAAGGCGTTCCACGCCGCCGAGGTCGACTTCGGCGAGACGGACCGGGAGCTGTACGGGGCCCGCGAGACCGCCGAACGCATCCGCGTCGCCGGCGCCGTCGGCTCCTCCTGGAGCCCGCACGGGGCGCGCCTGCACCCGGTGAAGCTGGTCCAGGGGCTCGCGGACGCGGTCGAGGCGCTCGGCGTCACCATCCATGAGTCGACCCCGGTCACCGAGATCAGGCCGAAGCACGCGCTCACCCCGTACGGGACGGTCCGTGCCCCCTACGTGCTCCGCTGCACCGAGGGCTTCACCGCCTCCCTCGCGGGCCAGCGCCGCACCTGGCTCCCCATGAACTCCTCGATGATCGCGACCGAGCCGCTGAGCGACGAGCAGTGGGCGTCGATCGGCTGGGACGGCCGCGAGGCCCTCGGCGACATGGCGCACGCCTATATGTACGCCCAGCGCACCGCCGACGGCCGCATCGCGCTCGGCGGCCGGGGCGTCCCGTACCGCTTCGGCTCGAAGACCGACAACGACGGCCGCACCCAGCCGCAGACCATCGAGGCCCTGCGCGAGATCCTGGTGCGCTTCTTCCCGCAGCTGGCGGGGGTACGGGTGGACCACGCCTGGTCCGGTGTCCTCGGCGTCCCGCGCGACTGGTGCGCCACGGTCACCCTGGACCGCTCGACCGGCCTGGGCTGGGCCGGCGGCTACGTCGGCTCGGGCGTCGCCACCGCGAACCTCGCGGCCCGCACCCTGCGCGACCTCATCCAGCAGGACTCGGGCCAGTCGGGCCCCACGGACCTGACGGCGCTCCCGTGGGTGAACCACAAGGTCCGCAAGTGGGAGCCGGAGCCGCTGCGCTGGCTGGGAGTGCAGACGATGTACGCGGCGTTCCGGGGCGCGGACCGCCGGGAGGCGACGGGCCACACGGCGCAGACGGACCGGGTGGCGGTGGTGGCGAACCGCCTGAGCGGCCGCTGA
- a CDS encoding aminoglycoside phosphotransferase family protein, with protein sequence MIHVPEGLARSQAKCNGEAGRAFVAGLPALAEDFLGRWGLRLTGPSMHGVASLVLPVERASDGAPAALKMQILDDETEGEPAGLLAWAGNGSVRLLDHDPATGTMLLERLDEARPLTSLTDTREALAVVAGLLARLSAVPAPAGLRGLGDITAAMLDAVPGAAERLGAADAAVLRDCAAAVREVAGEPGDRLLHWDLHLGNVLAAQREPWLAIDPKPLAGDPGFELLPALMDRFDPDPAEVLWRFDLLAEVVGDRRRAVAWTLGRVLQNGLWDVEDGEPALAPEQVAVARILLAGRA encoded by the coding sequence GTGATCCACGTACCCGAGGGACTGGCCCGGTCGCAGGCGAAGTGCAACGGGGAGGCCGGGCGGGCCTTCGTCGCCGGGCTGCCCGCGCTGGCCGAGGACTTCCTCGGCCGGTGGGGGCTGCGCCTCACCGGCCCCTCGATGCACGGGGTGGCCTCCCTGGTCCTGCCCGTCGAACGGGCCTCCGACGGCGCGCCCGCCGCGCTGAAGATGCAGATCCTCGACGACGAGACCGAGGGCGAACCGGCCGGCCTCCTCGCCTGGGCCGGGAACGGATCCGTACGCCTCCTCGACCACGACCCCGCCACCGGCACGATGCTCCTCGAACGGCTCGACGAGGCCCGGCCGCTGACCTCCCTCACCGATACCCGCGAGGCGCTCGCCGTCGTCGCCGGGCTGCTCGCACGGCTCTCGGCGGTCCCCGCACCCGCCGGGCTGCGCGGCCTCGGCGACATCACCGCCGCGATGCTCGACGCGGTGCCGGGCGCGGCGGAACGCCTCGGCGCCGCCGACGCGGCCGTCCTGCGGGACTGCGCGGCGGCCGTACGGGAGGTCGCGGGCGAACCCGGGGACCGGCTGCTCCACTGGGACCTGCACCTGGGGAACGTGCTCGCGGCGCAGCGGGAACCGTGGCTCGCGATCGACCCCAAGCCCCTCGCCGGCGACCCCGGCTTCGAGCTGCTGCCGGCGCTGATGGACCGGTTCGACCCGGACCCGGCCGAGGTGCTGTGGCGCTTCGACCTCCTCGCCGAGGTCGTCGGGGACCGGAGGCGCGCGGTGGCGTGGACGCTGGGGCGGGTGCTGCAGAACGGGCTCTGGGACGTGGAGGACGGGGAGCCCGCGCTCGCCCCCGAACAGGTCGCCGTCGCGCGGATCCTGCTGGCCGGAAGGGCCTGA
- a CDS encoding GNAT family N-acetyltransferase: MIRTAVASDVPVIHSLIRDLAEYEKALDEVRATPEQLHEALFGDRPAAYAHIAETEDGEPVGFALWFLNFSTWRGVHGIYLEDLYVRPEARGGGHGKALLTELARICVERGYERLEWSVLNWNKPSIDFYESLGARPQDEWTVYRLTDGALAELGARGV, from the coding sequence ATGATCCGTACAGCCGTCGCTTCCGACGTTCCCGTCATCCACTCCCTGATCCGTGACCTCGCGGAGTACGAGAAGGCCCTCGACGAGGTCCGCGCCACCCCCGAGCAGCTCCACGAGGCCCTGTTCGGCGACCGTCCGGCCGCCTACGCGCACATCGCCGAGACCGAGGACGGCGAACCGGTCGGCTTCGCGCTCTGGTTCCTCAACTTCTCCACCTGGCGCGGCGTCCACGGCATCTACCTGGAGGACCTGTACGTCCGTCCGGAGGCGCGCGGCGGCGGCCACGGCAAGGCACTGCTCACCGAACTGGCCCGGATCTGCGTGGAGCGCGGCTACGAGCGCCTGGAGTGGTCCGTACTGAACTGGAACAAGCCCTCGATCGACTTCTACGAGTCCCTCGGCGCGCGCCCGCAGGACGAGTGGACGGTCTACCGCCTGACCGACGGGGCCCTGGCGGAGCTCGGTGCGCGCGGGGTGTAG
- a CDS encoding zinc-binding dehydrogenase has product MRAIRLHAFGPADNLTYEEAPDPVPGPGQVRVRVAAAGVHLLDTALREGMTGPYPAPAELPTVPGREVAGTVDALGEGTDPAWLGRRVVAHLGMNPGGYAELAVTDAARLHALPEHLGEAEAVAMIGTGRTTLGILRFTALGPDSVAIVPAAAGGIGTLLVQYAKNAGATVVGLAGGPAKVALVEANGANLAVDYKRPDWPEKVRAYLGGRTATVVFDSVGGDTGRAAVDLLGKGGQHLVFGWSSTGLHDGEPLTFTPEELAARGITSESVLGPVMIQKAGGDVRVLELAALEAATEGTLRPAVHRFPLAEAADAHRALETRGTTGKVVLIP; this is encoded by the coding sequence ATGCGCGCCATCCGGCTCCACGCCTTCGGCCCCGCCGACAACCTCACGTACGAGGAGGCCCCCGACCCCGTCCCGGGCCCCGGCCAGGTCCGCGTCCGGGTCGCGGCGGCCGGCGTGCACCTCCTGGACACCGCGCTGCGGGAGGGCATGACGGGCCCCTACCCGGCGCCCGCCGAACTCCCCACCGTGCCCGGCCGCGAGGTCGCCGGCACCGTCGACGCGCTCGGCGAGGGCACCGACCCGGCCTGGCTCGGCAGGCGGGTCGTCGCCCACCTCGGCATGAACCCGGGCGGCTACGCCGAACTCGCCGTCACCGACGCCGCCCGCCTGCACGCCCTGCCCGAGCACCTCGGCGAGGCGGAGGCCGTCGCCATGATCGGCACCGGCCGCACCACCCTGGGCATCCTGCGGTTCACGGCGCTCGGACCGGACTCGGTGGCGATCGTCCCCGCCGCCGCCGGCGGCATCGGCACCCTGCTCGTCCAGTACGCGAAGAACGCCGGCGCCACCGTCGTCGGTCTCGCCGGCGGCCCCGCGAAGGTCGCCCTCGTCGAGGCGAACGGCGCCAACCTGGCCGTCGACTACAAGCGGCCCGACTGGCCGGAGAAGGTCCGCGCGTACCTGGGCGGGCGCACCGCGACCGTTGTCTTCGACTCGGTCGGCGGCGACACCGGGCGGGCCGCCGTGGACCTCCTCGGCAAGGGCGGGCAGCACCTCGTCTTCGGCTGGTCGAGCACCGGGCTCCACGACGGGGAGCCGCTCACGTTCACCCCGGAGGAGCTGGCCGCGCGGGGCATCACGTCGGAGTCCGTCCTCGGACCCGTCATGATCCAGAAGGCGGGCGGCGACGTCCGAGTCCTCGAACTCGCCGCCCTCGAAGCGGCGACCGAGGGCACCCTCCGCCCGGCGGTCCACCGCTTCCCCCTGGCGGAGGCGGCGGACGCCCACCGCGCCCTGGAGACCAGGGGCACGACGGGCAAGGTGGTACTGATCCCCTGA
- a CDS encoding phytoene desaturase family protein, with protein sequence MRKLTIIGGGFAGLTAAITAAEAGLKVTVHEAHDTLGGRARTAEGPYATNEGPHALYRGGPHWTWLRQRGLLGPLAPLPAADALRLRFHRAGALRRTPPPGLLRQSLRTAERAPADLDFLTWATRLAGERTAREAAAYAAVALFHHAPGTLSARFVQERLHRAAALPPEARYVRGGWGRLIERMAARAWETGVRIETSSRVGRVPSGEGPVIVATSLPAAARLLGDPTLTWESGRTVLFDLALRTRKGDPFAISDLDAPGWIERFTAQDPSLAPAGQQLVQAQLPIAPGATKADGVAHAERLLDLGFPGWRERTVWRREAVSRGRTGAVDRPGTTWRDRPAVDRGDGVYLVGDQVAAPGVLSEVSFTSAVEAVSLALRTERLDLKRA encoded by the coding sequence ATGCGGAAGCTCACGATCATCGGCGGCGGCTTCGCCGGACTCACCGCGGCGATCACCGCCGCCGAGGCCGGACTCAAAGTGACCGTGCACGAGGCGCACGACACCCTCGGCGGCCGGGCCCGTACCGCCGAGGGCCCGTACGCCACCAACGAGGGCCCGCACGCCCTCTACCGCGGCGGCCCCCACTGGACCTGGCTCCGGCAGCGCGGCCTGCTCGGCCCGCTCGCCCCGCTGCCGGCCGCCGACGCCCTCCGGCTCCGCTTCCACCGGGCGGGCGCCCTGCGCCGCACCCCGCCGCCCGGACTGCTGCGCCAGTCGCTCCGTACCGCCGAACGGGCCCCCGCCGACCTCGACTTCCTCACCTGGGCCACCCGGCTCGCGGGCGAGCGGACCGCGCGCGAGGCCGCCGCCTACGCGGCGGTCGCGCTCTTCCACCACGCCCCCGGCACGCTCTCCGCCCGCTTCGTGCAGGAACGCCTCCACCGGGCCGCCGCCCTGCCGCCGGAGGCGCGGTACGTGCGCGGCGGCTGGGGCCGGCTGATCGAGCGGATGGCCGCCCGCGCCTGGGAGACGGGCGTGCGGATCGAGACCTCCTCGCGCGTCGGCCGCGTCCCGTCGGGCGAGGGCCCGGTGATCGTCGCGACCTCCCTGCCGGCCGCCGCCCGCCTCCTCGGCGACCCGACGCTGACCTGGGAGAGCGGCCGTACGGTCCTGTTCGACCTGGCGCTGCGCACCCGGAAGGGGGACCCGTTCGCGATCTCCGACCTGGACGCGCCCGGCTGGATCGAGCGGTTCACGGCCCAGGACCCGTCGCTCGCCCCGGCCGGGCAGCAGCTGGTCCAGGCGCAGCTGCCGATCGCCCCCGGCGCGACGAAGGCGGACGGCGTCGCGCACGCGGAACGGCTGCTCGACCTCGGTTTCCCCGGCTGGCGGGAGCGGACGGTGTGGCGGCGGGAGGCGGTGTCCCGGGGGCGTACGGGAGCGGTGGACCGCCCCGGCACGACCTGGCGCGACCGGCCGGCCGTCGACCGGGGCGACGGCGTGTACCTGGTGGGCGACCAGGTGGCGGCGCCGGGCGTGCTGTCGGAGGTGTCGTTCACGAGCGCGGTGGAGGCGGTGTCGCTGGCGCTGCGCACGGAACGCCTTGACCTCAAGCGCGCTTGA
- a CDS encoding pentapeptide repeat-containing protein gives MATNRKKKAAVAGARRPEVRLPPLEAYEGGIEADGDYDGLELTGLDLAGQSGAGARFLDCALRDCGLDEARLTGARFLDSVLTGVRGVGTVLAGAQLRDVELVEARLGGAQLHGAVLERVVVRGGKIDYLNLRAAKLKDVVFEGCVLSEPDFGGAVLERVEFVDCVLTGADFSGARLKDVDLRGVQRLEIARGLDSLSGAVISTAQLLDLAPVLAAQLGVRVEE, from the coding sequence ATGGCGACGAATCGGAAGAAGAAGGCGGCCGTGGCGGGGGCGCGGCGGCCTGAGGTGCGACTGCCTCCCCTGGAGGCGTACGAGGGCGGGATCGAGGCGGACGGGGACTACGACGGTCTCGAACTGACCGGGCTCGACCTGGCGGGGCAGTCGGGGGCGGGCGCGCGGTTCCTGGACTGCGCGCTGCGCGACTGCGGGCTCGACGAGGCGCGGCTGACGGGCGCGCGGTTCCTCGACTCGGTGCTCACGGGGGTACGGGGGGTGGGCACGGTCCTGGCCGGGGCGCAGCTGCGGGACGTGGAGCTCGTGGAGGCACGGCTCGGCGGGGCGCAGCTGCACGGGGCGGTGCTGGAGAGAGTCGTGGTGCGGGGCGGGAAGATCGACTACCTGAACCTGCGGGCGGCGAAGCTCAAGGACGTCGTCTTCGAGGGGTGTGTGCTGAGCGAGCCCGACTTCGGGGGCGCGGTGCTCGAACGGGTGGAGTTCGTGGACTGCGTGCTCACCGGGGCGGACTTCAGCGGGGCCCGGCTGAAGGACGTGGACCTGCGGGGCGTCCAGCGGCTGGAGATCGCGCGGGGGCTGGACTCGCTGTCCGGGGCCGTGATCTCGACGGCCCAGCTGCTCGACCTGGCGCCGGTGCTCGCGGCGCAGCTGGGGGTGCGGGTGGAGGAGTAG